A part of Miscanthus floridulus cultivar M001 chromosome 6, ASM1932011v1, whole genome shotgun sequence genomic DNA contains:
- the LOC136461805 gene encoding probable pectin methylesterase CGR2 has protein sequence MPRRSVNPSRRVSDGALPSVGGLFHPKSRSPPVLTIALVVLGVILLISYFNSGSGVTVTSREAVTRSEGSCTSEVMRALPYLKKAYGNAMQKVLHVGPDSCTVVSNLLKEGKVEAWGVEPYDLEDTDSTCKSLVRKGFVRMSDIKSPLPYRSDSFNLVVVSDALDYLTPRYLNKTLPDLARVSTDGLVIFAGNPGQQKAKVSELPKFGRPAKLRSSSWWTRYFVQTGLTENEGPLKKFEEATSENKYKPDCQIFHLSSPSFHVEESSHKQPASHQQ, from the exons atgCCCAGAAGGTCGGTGAACCCGAGCCGGCGGGTGTCGGACGGGGCCTTGCCGTCCGTCGGCGGCCTGTTCCACCCCAAGTCACGCTCGCCTCCCGTGCTCACCATTGCCCTCGTCGTCCTG GGTGTCATTCTTCTCATCTCCTACTTCAACAGCGGCTCAG GTGTAACTGTTACAAGCAGAGAGGCTGTGACCAGGTCTGAAG GTTCTTGCACATCAGAAGTTATGCGGGCGCTCCCATATCTTAAAAAGGCATATGGCAATGCCATGCAAAAGGTTCTCCATGTAGGCCCTGATAGTTGTACAGTAGTTTCTAATTTGTTGAAAGAAGGAAAGGTTGAAGCTTGGGGAGTGGAGCCTTATGATTTGGAGGATACTGACAGTACTTGCAAAAGCCTCGTGCGCAAGGGCTTTGTCCGTATGTCTGATATTAAGTCCCCCCTTCCATACCGTTCAGATTCTTTTAATCTTGTTGTTGTGTCAGATGCTTTAGATTATCTGACCCCAAGGTATCTGAACAAAACGCTTCCCGATTTAGCAAGGGTTTCCACAGATGGCCTTGTTATTTTTGCTG GCAATCCAGGTCAGCAAAAAGCTAAGGTCTCAGAactaccaaaatttggaagaccG GCAAAATTGCGGAGTTCTTCATGGTGGACACGATACTTCGTCCAGACTGGCTTGACAGAGAACGAAGGGCCACTGAAGAAATTTGAAGAGGCTACATCCGAGAACAAATACAAACCAGATTGCCAGATCTTCCACCTAAGTTCGCCAAG CTTTCATGTGGAGGAATCGTCACACAAACAGCCCGCCAGCCATCAGCAATAG